The stretch of DNA TCATGAAGAGCTCATTGGATTAATTGTAGACAAAGTCAATCACATCACGACATATGAAGAGATTCATTCTCCGTTGAGCGCGGCATATGAAGAAAGCAGTCATGGAGTGTTTCAAGGAATTGCGAGCCGAGGCGAGCAGCTTATTGGCATACTGAAGCTGGAAGGGCTACTAGGGAGTTAGAAATAATTCAACAAAGTGATTAGCCTGGGAGGAAATCATATGAAATGGTTCTATAATTTTAAGACCGCTGTTAAGCTCCTGCTTGCTTTTTCCGTTCTTGGCATTATGGTAGTGTTCGTAGGTCTAAACGGTATTAAGCAGCAGGAGGAAATGAATAACCGGTTGAATGACATGTATCAGAATCATCTCCTGGCAATCAAGCCGCTCATGGAAACTAAAGATTTGTTCAACCAATCGAGAAATGAATTACGTAAATTATATATGAATAGCGGAAGCGAGAGCTCATTAACGATCAAATCACTGAGAGACGACATGACTGCTGCCAGCGAGAGACTGGAGGAATTCAAGAGGACAGAGCTTACTGCGGAATCCCAGGAACAATTGCCGGTTTTGGAAACGGCTCTGGACAGCTACAATCGGTCTGTTGATGAAATCATTCAAATGGCGTCAAGCCATCAAAACAACCAGCTGATTCAACTGCTTAATGATCCTAACGGAGTATATGCCCAAGGAAGAGACGACACCTTAGCCGCGCTCGATAAGCTGATTGATATCAACGCAGGCGAAGCACAAAGGGCCGAGCAGGCAGGGAAAGAGGCGTTTGCCTCAGGCCGGGAGCTTGTTTATTGGATTACTGCAGCGGCGTTGGCTGTAACTATCGTTACGGGTATTTTTGTTTCCGGCATTATATCTAGACCTCTTCGAAAAATAGGGAGCGTTGCCAAGCAAGCTGCAGAGGGAGAACTGGGAATCGCATCAGGCATTGGCACAACAGACGAGGTTGGAGTAATAGCAAACGCTGTGGATACGATGATCCTAAATGTGCGAAAAGTAGTAGACCGTATTCTTCTCAACGCTGAAAGCTTGGAGGCCGCTTCGAAGCAAATCTCTGTTACGAGTAAGGAAATTGCCGGAAGCAATAGCAATCGGGCAGAGTCTGAAGGCAAGATCAATGTATTGTTCAAAGAATTGACCGATGTCATTAACTCGGTAGCGCAGAATACTAAACAGGCTGCCGAGCTTTCCGAACAAAGCGCCAGAATAATCGATAAGGGTACGGAAGTAGTCAACATCTCGATGAACAGCATGAATGACGTTCGTGTCCATATGGCGGAGCTTGAGAAAAACTCGCTTGTGATCGGCGGCATTGTCGAAATGATTGAGGATATCGCCGACCGGACCAACCTGCTTGCCCTTAGTGCGGCTATCGAAGCCGCCCGAGCCGGAGAGCAGGGAAGAGGCTTTGCAGTAGTTGCCGACGAGGTTCGGAAGCTTGCGGAAAGCAGCAGTTCGGCTGAGAAAGAGATCATCGGCATGATTAAGGGCCTTCAGGAAAAAATAAAGCTCAGTGTAGCTGCCGTAGAGGAAAGCGTGACTTATTCCCATAGGACTGCCGAGACCTTTGGGGATATTCAAAAAATAGTCAGTGAAACGGGAGCGAAGGTGACGAACATCGCCGCTGCAAGCGAAGAGCAATCCGTTCAGGCTGCTGGCGCATGGGATGCTGTTGAGAGTATCACGGCGGCAACGAAAGTAGCGGCAGCAGCTAGTGAAAAAATGGCGGCGACCGCTCAAACCTTAGCTCAAATGGCGGATGAATTGCAGAAATCTGTCAGTATTTTTAAGATTGACCGTCATGAGGAGACTGAGCGGGAATCGCAGTAGAAATAATGGAAGGGATGGGAGGCGGGAAGTCTCCCGGTTACTTCCAGCTTGCCAAAAAGCGGAATTTATTTTATGATCACTTTAGTACAATCGTTCTATATCTAAGGGGAGCAGTGAGGAATAGTGGCCAAAAGAAGCTACGACAGCGAACGGGTCCGGCAGGATGTGCTGAAGGAAGCCGAAGGGCTGTTCTCGCGAAAAGGGTATACCGCCACCTCGATCGCGGATATTTCCAAGGCGACTGGGCACAGCAAAGGTCATATATATTATCACTTCAAGAGTAAAGAGGAGCTGTTCGTTGCTTTGGCACAGCAGACGATGCGAAGCTGGGGGGAGCGCTGGCGGGAGCGCGCTCTAACTTGCTCCTCACCTTCGGATAAACTGTACGCCATTGCCGATTTCGTGATGAACAACTATAAGCAGGATCTGCTGAAAGCGGGGCAGGAGCTGGCGGCGCTCCCTGATGTACAGCCGTCGACCTTGCAGGCGCTATATGGATTGGCAAGTACGCCGATGGGGGCTTACCGCGAAATCATTGGGGAAGGAATGGCAAACGGCGACTTCAAACGAGGGGACGCGGATCGGCTCAGCTTGCTGTTTGGCGGATGGCTCGGCGGGCTTAATGTGTATGTGCACACGCTGGACAAGGAGACGCTGCAAGATCTGTACAGGGAGACGGCGTCCTTGTTTTTACGGGCGATTTCCGAGTAGGAATCCCGTATTTTTTTCGGAAGATTAGAACGTTCGTACAAATTTAGGGTGAAATGGGGATGCCGCATGGAATGGTTGTATTGGCTGCTATCAGGATTGAATGCGCTGATGTGGGGAGGCGTGGCGTTATTATATACGGCCAAGGTGGGACAGATCGGCCAGCTGTACAAGACGGAGGCGATGCCGATTGAAGAGCCGCCGCTGATCTCGGTGATCATTGCCGCCAGAAATGAGCATAAAGCGCTGGAACGCTGCATTCGCTCGCTTGCCGGTCAGACCTATTCGAACCTTGAAATTATCGCTGTAGATGACCGCTCTACAGACAACACCCAGGCGATTATCGAAGAGATGGCAGCCAAGTACCCTAATGTATCCGGAGTATACATTCAAGAGCTGCCGGAGCACTGGATGGGAAAAAGCCATGCTTTGTACGAGGGAGTGAAGCTGGCGAACGGGGAATGGCTGCTTTTTACGGATGGGGATATCCTATTTCAACCGGAATGTGTATCCAAGGCGGAGGCCTACTGCCGAAAAGGGAGCCTCGATCATTTAACCCTTATTCCCGATTTCCACGGCAATCATTTGTTCTCCAAGTTGTACGGCGCCTTTATCTTTCTCAGTGCGTCGTCCTTCGGCATGCTCTGGAAGGTGAAGAATCCGAAAGCGCCGCAATCGCTCGGCGTCGGTGCTTTTAATTTGGTCAAGCGCAGCACTTACGAGAAAATCGGAACTCATGCGTCTTTCTCCTACGTCACAACGGACGACAATGCACTCGGCAAAAAGATCAAACAAGCGGGCTGCCGCCAGGATGCCGTGTACGGTACTCGGATGATCGTAGTCTGGAATTGGTATGAGAGTCTGGGACAGTTAATCGGGAGTGTGGAAAAGTCGGTGTTCAGCTTTCGGAACGCGCTAACCACAACCTTATCCTGTCTGCTGACGATGCTCTACCCTTGGGCCGGTCTCTTTATCGGTCCTATGGTTCCCAGAATACTCTGCGCGGTGAGCTTGCTGTCGGTATTTTGGCTGTACTTCGTTTATGCGCGCCATGCCGGCGGCGGCCGGTGGTACGGCATCGCCCACCCGCTAATCGGGCTTTGCCTTATGTTTGGCGGACTCCGCGGCGCTTTCCGTGCTTCCCGAAGAGGCGGCATGACCTGGCGCGGCACCACTTATGATTTGAAAAATCTGAAATCCTGAGCTTTGTGATATTAATCACGCCCTTTTTGTAAAATTTTTAAGAAAATCTAATGAAACATGAAAAGTCATCATAGAGGAGGCATAACAAGCTAAAGGAGGCCAGAAAATGGGCGCAATCAGAACGTATTTGAAGCTTGGCGAGTTGTTGGAACGTTATCCGGACAAAGAGGGTGTGCTCAAGGAATTTTTTGATGCGGGCTCGTCAGAGGAACTGCTTACCCGTTACGGAGCGGATTCTTACCTGAACCGGATGCTGAAGAGCGAAGCGAAACCCGCGGATACCCTGCTATCGCTGCTTAATGAGGGAGAGGAAGACCGGCCGCTGCCGGCAGCGGGAGACCTGGACTTTCTGGGAATGACCATCTGTTTGATGCGCCAGCGGTTTCAGGCTTGTTTTGATGATTGGATGACGGATTACAGGGAAGAGACAGGCGGAGCCTTCAATTGTTACCTGCCCCGAAATTGCGGAAGCGGCAATCCGTACCGGAACGTATGGCTGGCTGAGAACGTCCGTGACTTCCCGGGAATTGTGAGCGGGTGCGGCTTTAGCGATTTTTTCCGTGCCGAGTTCCGGGACAATCTGCTGAAAAAGAATGTGTTCCAATCCGTCGACATGCCGATCAATGCTTCACTTTCCCAGGAACTGATTGATCCCTTTGGGGCTTACACGCTGTATGGTATCTATCCCTATGTGATGATGATCGACGAGACCCGGATCGGTTCGCTGCCGCGTCCGAGAGAATGGGCCGATTTGATGAATCCCGTCTACGAAAATAATGTCATTGTCATCGGTTCCACCGAAAAAGTATCGGAGCTGCTGCTGATGTACACGCATAAAGAGCATGGCGACGAAGGGATACGCCGGCTCGGCGTGACAATCAAGGACGGATGGCATGGTTCCAAGATGGCGAAGACCGCGGGCAGCGGTTCCACAGAAGGCGCGGCGATTTATGTGCTGCCTTTAGGTTTTGCCCGGTATAGTCCGAGACCGGATAAAGTAACCATCGTGTGGCCGGAGGACGGAGCGATCTCGAATCCGCTGTTCATGCTGGTCCGTAAGGACCGTTACCGCGATCTTGAGCCGATTGCGCGCTATATGACCGGTCCGCAGCTTGGCCGCGAGGTTGCCGCCTGCTCCTTCCCGGCGCTTAATGCCGAGGTGGACAACGGACTGCCGGCGCATGCGAAGATGAAATGGCTGGGCTGGGAATACCTGCGTTCCATCGACCTTCAGCAGCTGAAGGGCCATACCCAATCGCTCTTTCAGCAGAATTGGAAGAGAAACTCCCGCGTGGAGATTTCCAAATAAGGAGTATACTGTGTGATTAAAAGGGAGTATCTCAGCAGCCATGCGAATGGCGGTTAAGACACTCTTTTTGCGGGCACTCCTCAAGCGGAACGTTACTCCAATCGCTGTTATGTTCAATTTTTCCCATCCACTAAAGTTTAAAAGGAGTATGAAATGCAAATTAACCCACAGGAATTCAGCGTAAATGGGCTGGGCTATACAGTTAGATCTGCAAATGTTAACGATGCACAAGCTTTGTCCGAAATAAGAGTGCAGATCGACGGAGAGACTGAAAATTTAGACAGAGAGCCGGGGGAGGCGTTCATTGATATACCCGGTTTTGAACAGATTATTAAGACGGATACCGAAAGCATGAGAAACCTTTTTTTAGTGGCGGCAGTTAAGGACAGGATCGTTGGATTTTCAAGATGCGAAGGAAATCAGTTGAAACGATTCTCTCATAAAGTAGAATTTGGAATATGCGTATTAAAAGATTATTGGGGATATGGCATTGGGAAAAATCTGTTAAAAGAATCGATTTCTTGGGCTGACTCAAACGGTATTAAAAAAATAACTTTAAATGGTGTGCTGGAAACAAATGATAAAGCCATTGAACTTTATAAAAAGTTTGGGTTTGAAATCGAAGGGATTTTAAAAAAGGACAAAGTTCTTTCGGACGGTAAATACTATAACACCATTGTTATGGGAAGATTTAATGGCTGATGAATCTGGAATTTCACTCTACTTCCAAAGACATGTAAACGTCTATGAGATCCTCACTTTCAACTTTAAAACCAAACCGTTCATAAAGATGTCTGGCGGAGCTCCCTTGCAAGACATTTAATACTACACTTTTTCCTTTTACATGATTTTGTTCAAGCAGATTTTTTAATACTTGACTGCCGATCCCTTTACCTTGGTAATTAGGATGAATATAAAAATGCTCCAGTAAATAACCATCGACCGCCGGTTTTAAAGCGATGCAGCCAACAAAAGAAGAATCTATCTCAATGATCCAAGTATGATCGGGGTCAAATGTATTACGGAAGCGTTGCCGAACCTTCTCTTCATCAAACCTTCCTAATCTGGATAAATCATTACGCAGTACAATTACTCGTAAATTAGCAATTGTCTCAACATCTGAATTTTGGGATTGACGAAGAGTAATCTGTTTCATCAAAAGTATCAGCTCCTCCCAGAGAATTGCCTCGTCAGTCTCAAGGTTCCAACCTCATATAAACGCTTCTCTCTCTAAATCCGAGCGACTTCCAAAATGCATAGGCTCGTTCATTCCAGTACATCACCTCGATATCCAGCCTGTCCGTGTCCAAAAACCCCGACAGCTTACGGAAAGCAGCCAGGCCGTAGCCTTGTCTTCTGCAGTGCCGGCAAATAAAAAAATGCCTAACATACAGCGGGCTGCTGCCATGGTGGACAAGGGCGTAGCCTTTGACATCATCGTCCTCCAAGAACAGATACGCTTGGTAATCCCCATCCAAAAAATTCTTCATACGCTCCTTTAGTTGAACGGTATCCATCTTGTTATCATGCTTCTCGTCTTCGATCAACTGCCGGTTAAGTTCCGCCAGCAGCTCCAAATCGGTCTCCGAACAGGTCTTTATAGCCAAGTTGTTCATGCACTCTTCCTCCCAATGCAGCATCCTGCGAATTCCAAATAACCGCTATACTTACCAGTTATAAATTACCACGTGAGCCGCGCTAGCTTCAACTGTATGGCGGACTCAAGGTATGCCGGAGGAAATCCGCAAAAAAAGTGTCTTTTACTTATTGACAGCCAGAAGTAAAGAATTTAAAGTTTATATAATTGATAGTGATAATCATTATCACTAATACATATCTATTATTCAACCCTAGGAGGAAAGAGAAATGAAGAAATTATGGTTTCCGGTTCTGATTCTGATGACGATTATTGTCAGCGCATGCGGCAGTAACAGCGGTAATTCCGGCGGCGCGGCGGCGAGGAGCAGTCCAACTTCAGGCAATGCTTCGGCGACGGCAAGTCCCGAAAGCTCCGCAACGGCTGAAACCGGTACGGAAAGCGGCACAGGCACGATTACTTACCAGTCCGAGAGCGGTCCGGTTGAAGTTCCGGCGAATCCGCAGCGCGTTATCGTGCTGTCGTCATTTGCAGGTAATGTACTGTCGCTGGGAGTTAACCTGGTCGGCGTTGATTCGTGGAGCAAGATGAACCCGAACTTTGAGGATAAGCTGAAAAATGTGGAAGCCGTATCCGATGAGGACCTGGAAAAGATTATCGAGCTGAAACCTGACCTGATCATCGGGCTTGACAATGTCAAGAATGTGGACAAGCTGAAGCAAATTGCCCCAACCGTAGTTTACACTTACGCCAAAGTTGATTATTTGACTCAGCATCTGGAAATCGGCAAGCTGCTGAATAAGGAGAGAGAGGCTCAGGCTTGGGTTGACGACTTCAAGAATCGGATGGAAAAAGCAGGCGAGGAGATCCGTGCAAAAATCGGCAACAAGACTATTTCGGTCATTGAAAACGATGCTAAGCAATTCTATGTGTTCGGCGATCACTGGGGACGCGGCACGGAGATTCTGTATCAGGGCATGAAGCTGAATATGCCGCAAAAGGTGAAGGACGCGGTGGCTAAAGACGGATGGTACGCGCTTTCGCAGGAAGTGATGCCGGAATATATGGGCGACTATGTGATCTTCAGCCGCAGCTCCGCTATGGACAATGCCTTCCAGCAGACCGAAACCTACAAGAATATTCCGGCGGTCAAGAATAATCAGGTCTATGAAGTGGACGCCAAAGCCTTCTACTTCAATGACGCGCTGACGCTGGATTACCAGCTTGATTTCATCACCCGGAATCTTCTGGGCAAGTAAGCGGGCCGGCGATGAAAGCTGAATCTGCACATTCCGGAGCGATTTGGGGCAAGCTGCTGGCGGCTTCTCTATTGCTTATCCTGTCCTTTGCCGTTTCTCTTATTGTCGGGGCGAAGAGCACAACGCTTCACGAAGCTTGGCTCGCGCTGACATCGCAGGCCGCCGGTGACAATATCACCATGATCCGTGAAATCCGCCTGCCGCGTGTAGCGGCGGGCATATTGGTTGGCGCCGCGCTCGCCGTAGCGGGAGCGGTCATGCAGGGACTGACGCGGAATCCGCTGGCTGATCCCGGCCTGCTCGGCATTACCTCAGGCGGAAACGCGGCACTGGCCTGCGCGCTCGCATTCATTCCCTCATTGAACTATTTCGGCATGACCGTGGCCTGCTTTCTTGGAGCCGCCGGCGGAGCCCTGCTCGTATTCGGACTTGGGGCCGCTTCGAGGAGCGGTCTTTCCTCCGTTCAATTGGTGCTTGCAGGCGCGGCGATGTCGGCATTGCTGACTGCCATAGCCGAAGGAGTCGCATTGTACTTTAAAATTTCCAAAGATGTATCCATGTGGACGGCGTCAGGTCTTGTCGGCACTTCCTGGGGGCAGGTTCGCACCATCGCCCCGTTTATTATTGTCGGAGTTTTGGTTTCAGCGGCTCTATCCAGGTCGCTTACGATCCTCAGCCTGAACGAAACATCCGCGGTTGGCCTTGGTATGAGAACAACACAAATCAAGACCGCGCTCTATGCGATGATCATTGTCCTCGCGGGGGCTTCGGTCGCACTTGTAGGGAATATGGCGTTTCTCGGGCTAATGATTCCGCATATTGTCAGGACATTCGCCGGAACCGATTACCGGACTATTGTGCCGCTGTCTGCCATCTGCGGAGCGGCATTCATGCTCCTGGCCGATACGCTGGGACGGATGGTTCACGCGCCGTTTGAAACGCCAGTCGCGGCGATTGTTGCGATGATGGGATTGCCGTTCTTCCTGATCACCGTGCGGAAAGGAGCGAAGTTTCTGTCATGATCGCGGGTTCTAAACTCAGAAGTCAGCGAACAGTGCTTCTGATGCTGTTTCTGCTGATCTCGGCAACGCTGTTCATCGGTATGGGGACAGGCAGCTCATCCGTCTCTTACGGCCGTATTCTGCCGACTCTGCTCGGTGATGGCTCCTTCAAGGATGAATTTGTCCTGTTCTCGATCCGGCTGCCGCGCATGCTCGTCACTCTATTGTCCGGAATGGCGTTGTCGCTGTCCGGAACGATTCTGCAATCCATTACCCGGAACGAGCTGGCTGATCCCGGCATCATCGGGATTAATTCGGGAGCCGGGGTCGCGGTTGCGGTTTTCTTCCTCTATTTTCCGGTCGACGCCGGTTCGTTTGCTTATGTGCTGCCGATCGTCGGATTTGCCGGAGGATTTCTCGCCTCGGCGCTGATTTATCTCCTGTCTTACAGCAGAAGCGGAGGGCTTCAGCCGATCCGGCTTGTATTGACGGGGATCGGTTGCTCACTGGCATTGTCAGGAGCAATGATCTTCATCATTTCATCCACCGACCGGCGGAAGTATGAATTTATCGCCAAATGGCTGGCCGGCAGCATTTGGGGTACGGATTGGCCGTACATAACCGCGCTTGTACCCTGGCTCGTCATCCTGATCCCCTACATTTTTTACAAATCGCGGACGCTGAACCTGCTGGCCCTGAACGAGCAGGTAACGGTCGGGGTAGGTGTCAGACTCACCCCTGAACGGCTTGGACTGCTGGCTGCTGCGGTTGCGCTGGCTTCAGCAGCGGTTTCCATAACAGGCGGAATCGCTTTCATTGGACTTGTTGCACCGCATATTGCGAAATCGCTGGTCGGTCCCCGGCATCAGCTGTGTGTCCCGGTCGCGCTGCTGCTCGGCGGCTGGCTGCTGCTGACCGCCGATCTTGTCGGCCATAACCTTGCAGCTCCGGACGGCATTCCGGCCGGTGTTATGGCCGCTTTAATCGGCGCGCCGTATTTTGCCTATTTGCTGTTGCGAAAATAACTCCTGGGCAAAGGCTGCGCCCGGAGCTACACAGAATCATAAAAGGCTGCGCCGCGATAGAGTACTCTAACGCGGCGCAGCCTTTCGCTTTTACTCCTTAATGGAGGGGTGCGGCCATCAAATTTTAAAGCGGGAAATCAGCGACTGGAGGTTTCCTGCCATGGCGCTTAGAGATTCGGCTGCGAAACGCATTTCTTCTCCGGAAGCCAATTGCTCCTCGGTTGCCGCGGCAATCTCTTGAGTGCCCGCCGAAATGTCGCTTGTTCCTATACCGACGGTTTCCATGGATTGCGATACGACTGTGAACTGGCTGCGCATAAGCTGCGCCGAGCCGGAGATTTCCGATGTTTTGCCGGATACCTCGCTGATAGATCGAAGGATCTCCTGGAACTGATCCAAGCTATGGCTCGTTATTTCGTTCCCTTCGGCGGTTCTGGCTTTGACGTCAGTCATGCTGCTGAGCGCCAGATTTGCATTCTCGCGAATATTCCCGATCAATTCACTGATTTCTTTGGCCGATTCGGCAGAATATCCGGCCAGCTTTTTCACTTCTCCGGCCACTACGTCAAATCCGCGGCCAGCTTCACCCGCTCGTGCTGCTTCGATCGATGCGTTGAGAGCAAGCAGATGGGTCTGCTCGGAAATTTCGTTGATCAGCGAGGTGATTTCCGCGATCTTCACCGTCTGCCCGGAGAGCAGGGTTAATCTCGAATCGGCTTCATTAACCGCCCGCTTGATATCATTCATTTTCTCAACCATCCGCGCAATGGTCTGCTCGCCGGCACCGGCCCGTTCATGCATGCTGAGTGAAGCGGAGGCCATATCCGAGGAGTGGTGAGAAATGGACTCAATCCGTTCCAATGATTCACGCGTCTGGTTAGCATTAACGGCAGCAAGTCTATTTTGTTCGGAAGCTCTGTCGGCAATGGTCTGCATGGATCCGGCGATAAGCTGCGATGTGGACCTGGACTGCTCGACGCTTGCGAAGAATTGCTGCGATACAGAAGAGAGATGGCTGGTGGCTTCGCTGACTTTTCCGACGATCTCCCTTAAGGATGCGATAAAAGCGTTGAAACTTCCCGCCAGCATGCCAAATTCATCTTTTTGAGCGATCCGAATCGTTCTTGTAAGGTCGGCTTCACCCGCCGCGATTTCATTCATCTGCTCATTAAGGAGTCTTAAAGGTTTCAAAATGATTCGCAGAAGCAGGATGGAGGCGGCCGTTCCGAGAATCACGCTTAAAATGGCGACCGTCAGCAAAATGGTTTGAGAGCGGGCAGAGTTTTCTTTAATATGCTGCTCGACCGGAGCAGCCTCCTCTGCAAGAAGCTTGACCACCTTTTCGACGGCCGGATTTACATTTTGTTTCCGCAGACTTCGCTCTTGTTCGAAATGTAAATTTTCGGCCTGCTGCACAGAGCCGCTGCCGCGCAGGCGCACCATTTCGCTGTTCAATTGGAACAGTTTCGTCAGAGCGCCTTCGATCTCTTGCATCGCGGAGCCATACTTGCTCTTAAGAGCCGGGGTCATAGTTTGAAGCAGTTTGTTAATATTGCCCATCTTCGTTTGCATTTCCCCGGTGAATTCCGTCTGGCCGGTAAGCAAATATCCCCGCTCGTCATTTGCCAGACCGGCAAGCAGATATTGAACCTGCTTCATGTCCCGCTGCAGTTCATTTAGCTCGCGCAGATTCTGTGCTTCTTCCGCAATTCCACGGATTGATGTTACAGCCAAAATACTGCTTCCGGCGAGCGCTGCAATCAGCAGTGCCACCAATACGATTAATTTACTCCTGACTTTCATTTCCATTCCTCCCGGTCTTAATACTCTTATTTATATCGGGAGGTGTTACCCGCTTTGTTACACCACAGCGCTGAAAGATTCATCAGAGCATCCGACCCGCTTCAAGGCGCTCGCTACATCAGCTTCCAGTCCTCCTGCTCCTCGGTATATACGGCGACCAGCACAAGGGCGGTATCTTCACCTATATTTTGGACCTTGTGGGGAGTGCAGGCATTCCAACTGAATGCGTCGCCTTCTTCCAGCACGGCCGTATCTTCCCCTTGTTCAGCAAGAATCTTGCCCCGGATAACCAGGTGTGTCTCCTCGCCTTCGTGGGCGTGGGGGGCTTCGCCGGTGGATGCCCCGGGAGGGAACTCGACGAGCACCATCCGCATATTTTTCGTTCTGCTCAAATGGGATACTTTTAATTGCTCGGGTCCGCTGGAAGTTTCCCGGCGTTCCTGGCTCCGGACGATGTGCATTTTTTCTTCTTTTCGCAGCAGCAGGTAGGCCAGCGGCACTTTGAGCGCCAGGGCAATGCTTTCAAGTGTCGCGATGGACGGAGAAGTTTTATTCGTCTCAACCTGGCTCATGAATCCTTGCGACAGCCCGGTCTGCTCGCATATTTGAGCGATTGTAATATTTTTGCGCTTGCGTATGGCGCGGATCGTGGAACCGATATCCACAGGCAGTCACCTCGTTACAAGTTATGTAGTGATTCAAATATTTTAGCATTTTCGGCTGCGGTAAGACCAATCCAATTGAATAAGCACTCGGAAAATCGGTTAATAGATTACAAATAATCAGTAACTATATTTATTATTGACAAAACGCATTTCTTCGATTATGTTTATTTACATAAAATAATAATTCATATTACTTATATTTTGGGAGGAGAAAAGAATAATGAAAAACACAGTGACGATTTTGATGAGAGTGGTACTCGGCGTTTTATTCCTGGCTCATGGGGTCAGCAAGCTTCAGATGGGACTGGACAACGTTGCTGGTTGGTTCGACAGCATTGGCCTTCCCGGCTTTTTGGCTTATGTTGTGGCGGGAATTGAACTCGTTGGCGGGATCATGCTGATCCTGGGTCTGCTCACACGCTACGTATCGGTCGTGCTGGTTATCGTGCTCCTTGGCGCGGTCTTTACCGCGAAGCTGTCAGCAGGTCTGCTCGGCAATGGACAATCCGCAGGATATGAACTGGATCTGACTTATATCTTGATCGCTTTGTATCTGGCTGTTGCGGGCTCATCAGGCTTGTCGCTGGACCGCGTACTCTTTCGCAAAAGTGAACAAAACTGATGGATATCCCATACGAATAAAAAGGGGTGAACCAATATGATGCCGTCTTACTTTTTTGCGCATGGCGCGCCGTCGCTTGTGATTGAAGATCATGAGTATACATCGTTCTTGAAAAATATTGCCGCCACGCTGCCGCGAAAGCCGAAGGCAATTGTCATCTTTTCCGCCCACTGGGAGCATAAGGTCCAGCAAGTCAGTTCGGTCAACACGCACGGTACAATCTATGATTTCTCCGGATTTCCGGAGGAAATGTACCGGATGACGTATCCGGCTTCCGGGGACGCTTCGCTTAGCGAACAGGTGTTGTCGCTGCTGAATAGCGCGGGAATTCCAGCCTTACCAGACACAAACCGGGGGCTCGATCATGGCTCCTGGGCGGTGCTTAAGCTAATCTACCCGGACGCGGACATTCCCGTCGTGGCGCTGTCGGTGAACCGGTATCTGGACAATGCAAAGCAGTATGAGATTGGAAAAGCGCTCGCCGAGCTGCGGGAGCAGGACGTTCTCATTATCGGCAGCGGAGGAATCGTCCAC from Paenibacillus sophorae encodes:
- a CDS encoding FecCD family ABC transporter permease, with amino-acid sequence MAGSKLRSQRTVLLMLFLLISATLFIGMGTGSSSVSYGRILPTLLGDGSFKDEFVLFSIRLPRMLVTLLSGMALSLSGTILQSITRNELADPGIIGINSGAGVAVAVFFLYFPVDAGSFAYVLPIVGFAGGFLASALIYLLSYSRSGGLQPIRLVLTGIGCSLALSGAMIFIISSTDRRKYEFIAKWLAGSIWGTDWPYITALVPWLVILIPYIFYKSRTLNLLALNEQVTVGVGVRLTPERLGLLAAAVALASAAVSITGGIAFIGLVAPHIAKSLVGPRHQLCVPVALLLGGWLLLTADLVGHNLAAPDGIPAGVMAALIGAPYFAYLLLRK
- a CDS encoding iron-hydroxamate ABC transporter substrate-binding protein, which produces MKKLWFPVLILMTIIVSACGSNSGNSGGAAARSSPTSGNASATASPESSATAETGTESGTGTITYQSESGPVEVPANPQRVIVLSSFAGNVLSLGVNLVGVDSWSKMNPNFEDKLKNVEAVSDEDLEKIIELKPDLIIGLDNVKNVDKLKQIAPTVVYTYAKVDYLTQHLEIGKLLNKEREAQAWVDDFKNRMEKAGEEIRAKIGNKTISVIENDAKQFYVFGDHWGRGTEILYQGMKLNMPQKVKDAVAKDGWYALSQEVMPEYMGDYVIFSRSSAMDNAFQQTETYKNIPAVKNNQVYEVDAKAFYFNDALTLDYQLDFITRNLLGK
- a CDS encoding methyl-accepting chemotaxis protein; this encodes MKVRSKLIVLVALLIAALAGSSILAVTSIRGIAEEAQNLRELNELQRDMKQVQYLLAGLANDERGYLLTGQTEFTGEMQTKMGNINKLLQTMTPALKSKYGSAMQEIEGALTKLFQLNSEMVRLRGSGSVQQAENLHFEQERSLRKQNVNPAVEKVVKLLAEEAAPVEQHIKENSARSQTILLTVAILSVILGTAASILLLRIILKPLRLLNEQMNEIAAGEADLTRTIRIAQKDEFGMLAGSFNAFIASLREIVGKVSEATSHLSSVSQQFFASVEQSRSTSQLIAGSMQTIADRASEQNRLAAVNANQTRESLERIESISHHSSDMASASLSMHERAGAGEQTIARMVEKMNDIKRAVNEADSRLTLLSGQTVKIAEITSLINEISEQTHLLALNASIEAARAGEAGRGFDVVAGEVKKLAGYSAESAKEISELIGNIRENANLALSSMTDVKARTAEGNEITSHSLDQFQEILRSISEVSGKTSEISGSAQLMRSQFTVVSQSMETVGIGTSDISAGTQEIAAATEEQLASGEEMRFAAESLSAMAGNLQSLISRFKI
- a CDS encoding FecCD family ABC transporter permease, encoding MKAESAHSGAIWGKLLAASLLLILSFAVSLIVGAKSTTLHEAWLALTSQAAGDNITMIREIRLPRVAAGILVGAALAVAGAVMQGLTRNPLADPGLLGITSGGNAALACALAFIPSLNYFGMTVACFLGAAGGALLVFGLGAASRSGLSSVQLVLAGAAMSALLTAIAEGVALYFKISKDVSMWTASGLVGTSWGQVRTIAPFIIVGVLVSAALSRSLTILSLNETSAVGLGMRTTQIKTALYAMIIVLAGASVALVGNMAFLGLMIPHIVRTFAGTDYRTIVPLSAICGAAFMLLADTLGRMVHAPFETPVAAIVAMMGLPFFLITVRKGAKFLS
- a CDS encoding DODA-type extradiol aromatic ring-opening family dioxygenase → MMPSYFFAHGAPSLVIEDHEYTSFLKNIAATLPRKPKAIVIFSAHWEHKVQQVSSVNTHGTIYDFSGFPEEMYRMTYPASGDASLSEQVLSLLNSAGIPALPDTNRGLDHGSWAVLKLIYPDADIPVVALSVNRYLDNAKQYEIGKALAELREQDVLIIGSGGIVHNLRQIKWGAGPESVDAWASEFDTWIEKRLEDWNLEELFRYRELAPHADRAVPTTEHFIPLLLAMGSGDAVRKAELLHRSYQWGSLSLTAWRFN
- a CDS encoding DoxX family protein, with the protein product MKNTVTILMRVVLGVLFLAHGVSKLQMGLDNVAGWFDSIGLPGFLAYVVAGIELVGGIMLILGLLTRYVSVVLVIVLLGAVFTAKLSAGLLGNGQSAGYELDLTYILIALYLAVAGSSGLSLDRVLFRKSEQN
- a CDS encoding helix-turn-helix domain-containing protein; translated protein: MDIGSTIRAIRKRKNITIAQICEQTGLSQGFMSQVETNKTSPSIATLESIALALKVPLAYLLLRKEEKMHIVRSQERRETSSGPEQLKVSHLSRTKNMRMVLVEFPPGASTGEAPHAHEGEETHLVIRGKILAEQGEDTAVLEEGDAFSWNACTPHKVQNIGEDTALVLVAVYTEEQEDWKLM